The region TGTCTTGCAATTGTGTACATTCTCATGTAAATACCAACGATGTTATACTCGCGCCCTTTTATGCTTCATACCATAATGTGACTCCTCTAATTCCATAAGACCAGGAGTGCGCAAGGAGTGTAATGCTTCGTGTGGTTCGTGCAACTAAACTCGGCTTCTATTTGTCGATATGAGCAAAGGTTGTGTTTTTATCACTTAAAATGTGCTTTATATGTTTTCTTAAATGCTCACATATACATACTGGTGGCATAAAATGAAAGTAAGCGTGTAGGACTCAATAGAATATAAAATAGTGACTAGTGATTTAGAACTTTCCTTGGTGTAAcccaataaaaaatattgaaaagaatgGAGTTGTACCCTCATCTCTAGTATCAATTAAATGCAAGATTCACAAGCCAACTTCTCAATTTGAGTCTTAAATACAAAGTGGACATTACCTAGCACTTATGTAATTTCGTACAATATTGTATTCTTGTGGAAAGAGCTTGCTTAACAATATGCTCGAGTTCTACGCTCATTGACTAATTCTCTCCAATGACAAAACTTATGTTTCCATGAGTTGAAATCTAGAATCTCCATTTCCAAGTGTTGCACCATCTTATTACTCGacgtttttcttcatccaaatctaTTGATTGATATCTTCATTATTTTATAGTCTCTCTTTTCAATGTCTTCCCCCAAGCTAAACTATGCAACCAAATAGCGTTCACTTCCTTgtcaacctcaatcaaaacctaGAATAAAATACATGCACCTAGCTATCAAATATGGAATAAAATACATGCACTTGTCTAAAACAAATTAGCACTCccctaaataaatcatgtagaaaaCTTTCTCCAATACCAACCGATCGATAATCAAATCGAATATTCCATTCTAATCTCACCATCGCTGATTTTTGTTCTCTTCACTTATGTGCCGATCCAATGCACTATGCTACTGATGTGAACATTCAGAAAGCCAAAATTGGTATCTTCTACATCTACACCTTCCACTTGTATGTGGTCAAATTTTGTGCCTACAATGTTATACATAATATTTCGCACCCCTTTGTGATTTATAACAATATGTCACCCCTGTAATACCACAAGACTATTTAATAAAGAGTATGTTGACTGAATAAGATTTATGTATTTGAAATATGCTTCTTTTTTGTTGTGAGCATGTACTATGTTTTTCATCAACTCAAGACATTATTGTTGCAGTTTCTTAAGAATTTGAGTATCTGCAGTAGTTGCATAGAATGAAAATGAGCAAGCTTCAAAGACATAGGTTATATAGACATCGAAGGCATGAAAGAAGAGGTCGTGAAGCTTTAGAATGAACTGATGTATGAAGCTTTATTTTATTAGATCATTTATAAATGCATGGGAAAAGTAGAAGATTATGATATTTGCAGATCTCACTGATAATGTATGAGTTATATCTATTATCTTATTCTTGATGGAAATGCGATTGCCAATTTCTCAATATGACGACACTTTTATCTTCTTCGTATCAATCAACAAATACCTTGAGATATTGGAAATTATATTCAAAATGCGCTTACAACTTACCTTAAAATGTGTTACAGCAAAGTGAAATTTTAATGTTGTCATCAAAGGGACAAAACGACatcaatatttaattttcaatctttgGAATATGATGAGGACATACTGATGTCCAAAACAGATGCTATGAATGGCACAAGAGGACGCCAATAACCCTAAAATGATAGTTTTATTCAACGGTTAATTTTCAATCTTTGGAATATGATGAGGACATGCTGATGTCCAAAACAGATGCTATGAATGGCACAAGAGGACGCCAATAACCCTAAAATGACAGTTTTATTCAACGGTGAGAAAAAAGAATTGGGAAAGACGGTCTTCATTGGGAGacctcttgtttgttttgtttagtatgcgaatttcttttgaatgtaattcACCAGTTCCTGGGTGATGCGGAAGGCCTTGCTCAAAACGGAATCGGGGAGAGGGGGATTCGCCGCAAACAGAGAATTGGCGATTGTCTGAACTCCGGGAAACTGGCTGCTCAATCCAGCTATGGCCACTGCATTTTCATGccccacattctgctggaaatgaacaagtgcctttggaaacacaaacacatctcccttctccaaAGTTTTGCTGAAAAATTTGTTGCTGgtgtcaatgaaacccacaagaagCTGGCCTTCCAGTAAAACAAGAACTTCGGTGGCTCTTGGGTGTGTGTGAGATGGATTTATTCCACCCACTGCGTAGTCGATGCGGACCAACGATATTCCAAACGTATTGAGGCCTGGTATCTGTTTAACGTTCGCCATCGTTACGTTGGAGCCCACATCATTGTCGGTGTTCCCTGCCTGCCCAAGTCCCCGGAAGAAGAAATCGTTTGCTGAAACTTGCATTGGGTCTTTGCAAACGAACCCGTTCACCAAAACTGTTTAAAACAAGATCAAATCAATCTGTCTGTTAGTAACTCGACTCGTCTAATAAGCAAATCATTATCATTGTTTATGTATAAATATTCTCACTCACCGTTGCTTTCCTCATCTGCAACGCAGAAATCTTGCAAGGGATCCGGATCCCCTGCCATGACCCTGTCGCTGTAACAGCATATCAACAGAAAAAGTCCCAACGTGAAGTAAATCATGCGGTTAGCCATTGTAATAGAAACGCAGACACAAGAGATCGGGATATGAATGTCTATTACAAACCCATTACACGCTTTATATAGCCCAAACCATAACTCTCCGCAAAGACTAATTCATCTTGACTCCGTATATTTCACGGATCCTTCCAGAGTTGTTGCTCTTTTCCTTACGTCACACTAAGTCTTACTGCATGTGGTTGTCTCGCCTGCTACCGCAGATGCATTCTCACCATCCTTTCATTAACgttgaaattttctatcttctcccTGCCCTGCTGCGTATGCCTATCTCAAGATCAACTTACCTCCTGCCTTACACGTATTCTCGCCATCGCCATCATTTTAGTAATGTGGAATTGTTTAGACTTAATTGGAACGGTGGGCTTCTTCAAAGGAAACAATATATAAATCTTTCTCCACCGTGGGAGAATCGGTATGAGAGGAAAGTTTCTTTCTTGGAGTTGGATATTGGCCTAAAGACTGTCCATGCTTTGTACCCTTTTTCAATGAGATTTTTATCTCTcgtcatttaaattaatttatgttattcAATGTTTATTTCTCAGATTGTCTATGTTCTAGGACAGAAAAACATTGCTCAAAATAACTTATGTTCATTTACTTTACATTGAATGCGTCGATTAGAATATctatttcacatccatctacaaTTTTGAAGTCAAGTAGGTGTATTACTTTTCTTTAGCAGTTTTGGAGACCTAAATTATAGGTTTAAGACAACATATGCAAACATAAGAACCAATTTATGGAGGATAAATGTATAAGAAGATAGATTTTGGAGAGGTATTCTACAAGAAAAAAAACTTTTTGGTGGTGTTGAGAATCCCATCTTGGAAGAGACCATGTTGTCCAAGGGATCTAGTATTTAGAATTATTTAAGATCGTTTTATTTTTCCAAACCCTAGAGGGTAGATGGGTAGCGGAAATAGAATCAGGTTTTGACATTACAATTCACTAGAATCCATCACCTCTATAAGATATAACCTTATTAAGACGTTGATGTCTGATTTTCAGAATGTCATGGGTGAGTAGTTTGAATGCATCTTGAACTACCTTGGGTCAAGGTACAACAGTGACTAAAAATCGTACCGCTTCCAATACTCATAACTATAATGAATGTAAACCGCGATATTTTAGAGAAAAGAGCCTTCATTCTCAAACTGTTGATGGGTGCGAAAACATTGCTCACGTTGCGTTGAGTGCGTTGCTTAGATTGTCTCTTTCACATCCATCTACAGTTGAACTCGGCCAAAACTTAATCTTTAGGTGAGTGTGTTGTTGTAAAtgaagtgcattgttgtaaatgaagTAGGTGTCTTTTCTAGCAGTTTTGGAGATCAAAATTTTACCTTTAGGTGAGTGAATTCTCTTTAATAAAGTAGGTTTACTACTTTTTCTAATGTTTGAGATCTGTCTATTTCCATTTTTCGACACCAAAACTTTTCGTCCAGTTGACTGCATTGTCCTCTCGATTCTCCTTTTAACAAAGTACATACAGTTGAtttagatgatttattttttattatttttgtgagatatatgtttatttaatattttttttaacttaatgTTTTGATGAATTAGTTGTTTGGGGTAACtaaataggaaaatataatattaaagattAGTTTTTTCCTCTTACTTCAATCAAATATATGAGAAAAGTATTTCATATTGATTagacatttcattttatttatttttatttatattgattgaattttcttttcttttatatcaaataatatgacaattataaatagtttataaaaaatattcaatttgagAAGTAAAAAATGCGTTAAAAGTGATATATTGGGATGATTCTTGGTTGGGAAACGTTTAGTTCCATGATCCCTTGTTTACCTATCAAGAATTATCTTTTTACTCTCTTTGGATAAGGGTGGCTAACTAATGAACTTTTTACAATTAAGAAATCAAAGTGATCAACAATCGAATATAAGGAACAAAGAGAGTGAGAGGGGGAATAAAATTCTACACCTGATCGATTCATGATTATAATAAGTGGTTCATATTATAGAAGAGCAAGTCAATAAAACAGTTTGGTCATATTTTACGCTAGTATAATCTCAGTTTTCTTGATAACTACTCgagtacatttttttttaatatctctcATAGGTTTTACCTTGTCTTTCATACCACACTCACAATCTCCAATTCCCCATTGAGTTTCCACAAATGACTAATACGAAAGGTAAATCTACATCCATGTAAGAGCATGGACACCGGGAGTGATCTAATATTGGATGCAATTAAGTGAGGAATATTTTTTGAATGAATCCCTATACTTTTGGACCCTTTAATGACATGGTTTGCATAAGTAAGAAAATGTTTATTAATGTAGAGAGCATGGTTTTAGGTACTTTTCTATGTGGAGGTGATACAAATATGCATGGGTAGCCTATGCGGTTACAGATGATTGTGGTTCTTCCATCAACGCTATTCTCTTTTTTATTGAATGATATGGTGTAATAGAAAAGTCAAGAATATACaagtagcaattgcaccttggtgtgcaatatgtACGCCGAATAGATGTggaatgattattaaaaaaaattgatctattttttcatatatttgtgCAACACGTGAGATAAATTAGCAAACCATTTAGTAAATGATATTATTTATTCAACAAAGGTCCCAACATTTGAAAAAATTATAGatccaaatcaactatgcatctactTAAACGGACAAATGCAATCAAACAAAACCCTTAAACCGGGAATATAATCGAGTTCCATTACCAATATTCTTATGTTTTGTTTGaaatagggagagaaggagagagggagatatagggatataaagagagagatagaggaggaagaGTGAGGGAAAGATAAAGGAGTGAGGAGATAGAGTTAGGCGATAaatatagagaggaagatagagatcgagattgatatagatatggagaagaatagggatatggatatgagaggaagagataaagagagaggagagagaaatagatagagatagaagagataaatatatagagagggggagagagaatgagCGAGGGATAACTTTGAATCAATTGTGCATTCATTAATACAAACCAGACATAAGTGAAAGAAAACCTTTCAATCAAAAGATAATTGaactccattaccaataggctcatgttatgtttgcaatagtgaGAGGGGAGAGATGAATAGATAAAGAGAGCGAGACATGTCTGGAGATAGGGTGACAGAGGAAGAGAGAGCTAGAGAGGGAGGTGGCAAAGAAATAGATGGTTAAAGAGAGTGAGACGTGcctagatagagtgagagaggatgaAAAGGACAAATAAAGAGAGATATAGTTGTAGAGGGATAAGGAGAAATTAAGATAAAGATTAGGAGATAGAAACGGAtagaaaagaagagatacaaagatacaaaaggggagagagagagagagggagggagggatattTTTGGGCCAATTTGTAATTCAAACTCATTAATGAAGATGTTAACATAGGTTGACACCTAGTATGGTGGTTATACCTTTTGTAAATCTTTGAACCAATAGTAATAGTATTAACATAGtattgaattatttgtaattgccATGTATAACCTCATTTTGTGTGTTTTGTCACGTATGCACTATCCTTTAGTGCATTATCCACTTACACTTCTCAGTACATAATACATCTGAGGAATTTTGTAGATAGAGTGGCAAGGGAAGAAGTTACATAGAAGTTGTATACTTCAACACTTCTCTTGTTTGTATTTATTTCTCACATTTGGGAGTCTTAAATTACACACTATAATTATTTTCTCGATATCCATACTTGCCTTGCTTTAGCTTTACAAACAACCTTATGACCACACATAATAAGGTCAAGTCATCCTAAAGCCCATACAACCTTGCATCCCTCTAATGACATGTGTGGTTAATAATCACATTCTAAACTGAATTAACAATAGCTTCGATTTTATGTCCAACGACCATTaagtttaatttaatctaaattgtTCTGTTGATCTAGATTCTCCTTTAAATAAGAATAATATTTAAGAAGTCATaaacatataatttaatattaaattttttaaatacataattaattattttaatattataaacttttaaaagcaataaatattaatagataaaaatttcaaaataaattaaaacaaattatttttaaaattcaaaatataatttaaaaataataatatatagaactttttacatttttaaaaatactaaaaaatcgAACTATTTCAACAATGAGGTTTAGACCAACCATGCactacaatttgcaatcaacaaataacAAATGGTATGAGCACTAAGTAATTCATCATATATCTTCGCATTTCTCCATCATAATCAGTAAAATTCAATTaactttgagaagtaacaagaacccatgcaaaatgtagaaagaCAGCACAaacatccaccatatcttcaacaaaacttatgtattaatttcaacaagtcttggaaacaatctctagcttcctcctcctactctactttcTAACAGTTCTGCTCTACTCTATTATCCACCTATTAACCTTTAAAAATGAGAAGGCAAACCTTATATAGAAGTCTTGATACAAATGAATGTCcgagattgatttgaatttaatGGCCGAGATTTaaccatgaaaccctaattagggctagtTATAACAACAACCACTTTAACCAATGAGAAAACTACAACACTTTGGGCACATGTCCCTCTTTGAATGTGGATCAATGAGAAATGAGATTAGGTACattgaataatatttgatgtaatgcCATATGTCACTTGCTCCTCCTTTGATGAGTTAGGTTCAATACACCTACAAGAACTGACTTGGCATCACTGAATTGGTCTATGATGATCAAGCACCACCTTAGCTTGCATGTCTCCCTAGCAATATGTCGACACTCCACATCatccaattgcttgatgtgatggttcatattctcaAATTGCATCCTCTTGAAAATCAAGTTTctagctttgattaactcttctaaaactatttataacatgtaatttttttcatatcagttatctttttcttgaataatattttaggAGATTGACAAAATACCTAGGTTTACATTTATTATACTTTTAGTATTGTTATCTATTCTTTCATTGTGGTAGATGTAAAATGTTTGTATCGTAATTTTGTGGGATACATATATGACTAATCCATTACAATACAAGGAACATTTTGGAGCACCAACAACAACTACGTATTTAGACTTTGTTAGTGTATCTGAATGTTCCTTCTAGATAAATTTTAGAGTTGATATTAGCTTGTTAGGATGTTGGTTTCTTGGGATTCTATGCCTGTGTGTGATGACAtttcattatattaattaaaatatttctaattgatagagtttctattttatttatgattttaatatacatatttatataatttataaaaaacttttcaataaaatatttaatatatttataaaaatctttatcataataatgtatatttaattcaaataaaaatttctatcttaatttgttttaaatttaatgaaaaataaataaataagtataaattattttgtaatttatgaaaTAGGCTCATGACAATAACTGCATAGTTACTCTCTAGTTGGTatgatgtcaaaaaaattagaTGCACGTAACATCATTTGGCTACCAGTTGGAGGAATTGTTGAAGAGATTGTATGGTTAATTAGTAACTTATATTTCAtaagttttatttttcaaaaagctTTGAATGAAACCTACACTAGATGTGTGTGCATGTAACCACCCAGATGATGGAACTTTACTACATTTTGTGTAGTATAATTCACGAAATGATACTTCATCATTAAAATATGTGAACAATTTTTAAAATAACCAAATTGGAAAGAGCATAAACAATACGGGGGCAAAAAGAACACAAAATATGCACTAGGAACTATTATTGTCTTCCTCCATAAAAGCCTCCACAAAAAAGTGCTTGTAATAGGAATAAATCTCTGGAAGCAATTATTCTCATCCAAAATTCATGTAACAAAGATTCATAGTTGACAAAGGatcttttcatcagcaatggaacaAGGGACACTATAGCCTAAAAAGGCAAACGTGACTACCAAAATAAAGTAAAACTAGATGAGGCCATGAGGCAAAACAAAATCTCCACATGCCCTCTAATGCTAGATAACCGGTCTAAGTGGTGCAAAACATGACCTTGAAGAACTCAAGTAACGGTAAAAAAAGGTTAAAAATTAGACCAAGAAGGAGTCTTGCGGCCTTGTAAATAGCCAAAATGACATTCATGCAaggaaaaattaatagagaaagacaaaacagttttattcaaattgttcaaaattcatgcaaaaatagataagcaacatatgcaactctaagattgaccaaaaattgatttgatttgacaatatttatgttAACAACAGCCAAGAGGgaagaatgagaggggggtgaatcagtcttcaccggaataacAAACTTTACCGCAAAAcacagatttgataaactgcagtaataagacagataagaaaattaatagcacaacacacaacactaagattttgatgcGCAAAACCCAGTTaagcgaaaaaccatggtgggaacctacccacagtaagatgatactctacaatagtatgtgaaaatattacaatgaggaatgcacatgcattcaggcacactgcctagagctcactgctcaaataatatttgctcggaaggctataacccttagggaagtctcactgactcgcaataagatttggactacaattcgaaagaaatgaacggaaagaatagcatctccaaatagaatctcaccacaaactcaacatcgAAGGATACATCACATGttcgcacacaaacctctctctgataatgaagacacaacatcaaacaaccaaattacatgactatatcacctatatatataatttatcaaccttgataacaaggtcggctaaaccctcaaccctcaattacaaaattacatcacacgatacaaacactgaccaccagaccaatatagtggtttacatagcatagcatggttctaggtcaaattcccaaacacataactccaccgaaaatcacgcaaagatcaatcgcaacacgctacaccaccagaaatggtgcataacacacaaatcatcaccggttgatagaaaccaccaaaaactcacacaacgataaatacagattgccaaaacaaataggacataattaaaaaaaataccagcaagcacattagaatcatccacaatagctgcaccaacactacttttcaaatcttcatcggtcaacgtctgaaagctaaagaacacaaccaatcaacaacggccaggaagaaagataacttgcggagaaccaaatcatgattcaactgaaattaagatacacaagaccttcccaagaaatatcccaaaatctcagcaccagatctgatcacaccaaaatataccagaggatataccgaactctgcgaaacagtgatcaacaaagcatcgctacaaaccggatcagaaaatcttcccaatctgcaatcaccagagaaaatcataggaatatgttgacatcaatgaccacaacatatcctagcatgaccaacaatatccaacaatttatGCCAAAACAACCACTTTATATCACTAGTTCAAATCAAATATCTATGCCAAAAGATCAGCCTATGCAAATTTTACCACACCAGAAAGTGCCAAAAAGCCAGCACACAAGGATCGGCTTTTTAATAAAATATCCCAAACCTTTACACATGCAGATTGACCATAGTAAAATAATTGATCGTCttattaaaattgaagacaaatcaTCTTTTAGCTAATTAAGCGCTTCCACTATCCACACAATAATGTGTTCCTAAAAAATCGCCCTACAGTAGAGCTTCAAATTTGTCAACTTGGTCTCCATGATcaacaatttaataaaaaatatatataatttaaaatacactaatcaaccatgaaataaaatctcctgtttttattttattatttatacgatGAATTCTATAAACTTCAATTCATCGGGATTTTTAAAATCACAGTAGAAACACCTTC is a window of Cryptomeria japonica unplaced genomic scaffold, Sugi_1.0 HiC_scaffold_468, whole genome shotgun sequence DNA encoding:
- the LOC131058036 gene encoding putative germin-like protein 2-1: MANRMIYFTLGLFLLICCYSDRVMAGDPDPLQDFCVADEESNVLVNGFVCKDPMQVSANDFFFRGLGQAGNTDNDVGSNVTMANVKQIPGLNTFGISLVRIDYAVGGINPSHTHPRATEVLVLLEGQLLVGFIDTSNKFFSKTLEKGDVFVFPKALVHFQQNVGHENAVAIAGLSSQFPGVQTIANSLFAANPPLPDSVLSKAFRITQELVNYIQKKFAY